GTTGACCTTTACCAATCGGAGAACATAAATCCAGAATACGTGAAGTGATGTCTTCAGTAGAACCGTTACCACGTTCCATACGCAGACGGTCTTCAGCATGCAGTGGGGTAAGGTTTTCGAATAAGATTTTAGAGCGAGAATTTTCAGGCTTGTCGAAGTTAACTTCGTTGACTTTTAGCAGAGCAAAATAGCGTTCACCGTCTTTTGGTGGGCGGATTTTACCAAAGATGGTATCACCGGTACGCATATTGAAGCGTCTGATCTGGCTTGGTGAGACATAAATGTCATCTGGGCCAGCTAAGTAAGAACCATCTGAACTTCTTAAAAATCCAAATCCATCTTGGAGGATTTCTAATACACCGCCACCAAAGATATCTTCACCGCTTTTGGCGTGGGCTTTCAGAATGGAGAAAATGATGTCCTGCTTGCGAGCACGGGCCATATTTTCTAATTTCATGCTTTCTGCTAGTGAAACTAGGTCTGATATAGACGTGTCTTTTAATTCAGTTAAATTCATGTTGGGGGTCTTGTATTACGCGACGATGCTTACCGCAATCAATCAAAGGGTATAACAATGTAGAAAAGTGTGATTGATAAGCGAGTAGGAGTTTAGTTGAAAAAATCTGATGAATAAATTAGCACTATATGGACTGGGCGTCCAGAATTTTAGCAAAATAACGGCACAAATTGTTCACATATTGTGCCGATAATCACTTTTCAAGCTTAAAATGCGCAGCTTAGTGGTCTCGTGTAGCCGTTGAGTTAACTATATATTGTGAGTTTATCAACAATAAAGAGCTAACGCTGTTAGCTCTTTATGAATAAAATTCAACTTTTGAAACAGATAAGCTGTGATTCTAATGAGAGGCTTGATTAAGCTTGTGCGTCAATGAACTCTTTTAATTGAGTTTTTGATAATGCACCAACTTTAGTGGCAACTAACTCGCCGCCTTTGAACATTAATAATGTAGGAATGCCACGTACGCCGTACTTAGCAGGTGATACATTATTTTGGTCAACGTTTAGTTTAGCTACAGTAATCTTACCAGCGTACTCTTCAGCTACGTCGTCTAAGATTGGGGCAATCATTTTACAAGGACCACACCATTCAGCCCAGAAGTCTACCAATACAGGCAATTCTGAGTTAATGACGTCATTTTCGAAGCTGTCATCGCTTAGGTATACAATTTTATCGCTCATGTAAATCTCCAGATTTGGCACCATTGCTAGTTTATTAATGGCTTACCATGTATATTGGGGCGGTTAAATAGTTTTCAAGTAAACGTGTGGGCTATTTCAAACGATTGAGTCTTTTTTTGCAACACTTAACGAGTATGCTTGAGCTATGAGCGAAACACATTTATCTACCCAAAAGTTCGCTGACTTCCCTTTGAAACCAGAGGTAATTCAGGCTTTAAACGAAAATGGCTTTGAATTTTGTACGCCAATTCAGGCGTTATCTCTCCCCATTTTATTACAACAAAAAGATATTGCAGGTCAGGCACAAACAGGTACTGGCAAGACAATGGCTTTTTTGGTTGCTACTTTTAATCACCTTTTATCTGTTGCCGTGCCAGAAGGACGACAAGTCAATCAGCCACGTTCTATTATCATGGCGCCGACTCGCGAATTAGCGATTCAGATTGCAAAAGATGCCAAATTACTTGAAAAACATACCGGTCTTAAAGTCGGTATCGTTTATGGCGGTGAAAGTTACGATGTACAGCGTCAAGTGCTTGATGCTGGTGTTGATATCCTTATCGGTACAACAGGTCGTATTATTGATTACGTTCGCCAAGGTGTGATCAGTCTGAACTCTATTCAGGCGGTGGTGCTTGATGAAGCGGATCGCATGTTCGACTTAGGTTTCATTAAAGACATCCGTTTCTTGTTTAGACGTATGCCAGATGCGAAATCACGTTTGAATATGCTTTATTCTGCGACGTTATCGATGAAAGTGCAGGAACTTGCTTACGATCATATGAATGATCCTGAAAAAGTCGAAATTGCACCTGAACAAAAAACATCTAAGAATATTAAAGAAGAAATTTTCTACCCATCAACAGATGACAAAATGCGTTTGTTGTTGACCTTACTTGAAGAAGATTGGCCTGAAAAAGCCATTATTTTCTCAAATACCAAGCACAGTTGTGAAAAGGTATGGTCGTGGTTAGAAGGTGATGGACATCGTGTTGGTTTACTGACGGGTGACGTGCCGCAAAAGAAACGTATTCGTATTCTTGAGCAATTCACTTCAGGTGCACTTGATTTGTTAGTGGCAACTGATGTTGCTGCGCGTGGTCTTCATATCTCTGATGTATCTCATGTATATAACTATGACTTACCAGATGACTGTGAAGATTATGTTCACCGTATTGGTCGTACAGGCCGTGCTGGTCAAAAAGGCGTGTCAGTGAGTTTTGCATGTGAAGAATATGCATTGAACTTACCTGCTATTGAGACATATATTCACCATTCAATTCCGGTGACTAATTACGATCGCGAAGCATTGCTTGATGATTTACCGCCTCCAGTGCGTATTCATCGTAAACACCCAACGACTCGTGGTCGTGATGGTGGTAATCGTAATGGTGCACACCGCAGCGGTGGTCGTCCACCTCAAAGGAATCGCAGACACTCGTAAATGACGTTTTCAGCTACATTACCTTGTTATGCCGCGATAACGCTTGGCTCAAATAGCTTTAATATGTTGGTTGCCCAAACATTGGATGGCCAACCAACGATTATTGCTAAATATAAGCAGAAAGTGCGTTTGGCTGAAGGTATTGGCGAGGATAATCGCTTAGCTGAAGATGTCTTGCAACGTGGCTTAGATTGCTTGCAGATGTTTGCTGACATGCTTGATAAGCATCAAGTGGCTCAGCAACACGTTGCTGTTTTTGCAACCGCTACGCTCCGTGTTATTTCTAATGCTGCAGAATTCCATCAACGTGCGTTACCAATATTGGGGCACCCTATTGAGGTGATTAGCGGTCTGCGTGAAGCAGAGCTCATCTATCAAGGCATGGCAGCTACCACAGAAGGTGATGGTCAGCGTTTAGTGATAGATATTGGCGGCGCAAGTACCGAGTTTATCATTGGTAATGGCAATGAAGTGCTGTTTAAAACCAGCTTAGACTTTGGTTGTGTTCGTTTTAATCAACAGTTTTTCAATCAAGTCCCTCATCAACTTCAGCACTTTGAACAAGCTAAAGCAGCGGTGTCTGATGCGTTGCTTCCTCATAGTGAATTACTTAGAGAGCTAGGTTGGCAAGGCGTGGTTGGTGCCTCTGGTGCGGTTCAGTCCGTGGTTTCGGTACTGAATCATCGTGAGCTGTCTGAAATCATCACCCTTAAAGTGTTGTATCGATTTCGTGAAGAAGTGTTGGCGCAAAAACAGCAATCTTTGCATCATATTCAGGGGCTATCTGAAGAAAAGGCACCGACTTTTGCTTCAGGTATCGCCATATTAATCGCGTTATTTGAATTGCTTGATATTGAGTCGTTAAATTTATCTGGCGGCGCACTTCGAGAAGGGGTGCTGAAAATGTTGGCTGACAGAGTTGAGCTGGGCTAAGATTTGAAAAGTGCTTGTTATGAGCGATCAAAAAAAGGACCTAAATAGGTCCTTTTTTTTGTGGCGTATTTTGATTTACTTAACGATATTCAATAAATCTTGCTCTAAAGTCACTTCTGGTCTTTCAACAATTCGGCCAACTTCTTTATCGTCTTGTTCAACGATAAAGGTAGGAATACGAGAGAACTCATAGTTCGCTGCTAAACCTTCAGGATCAAGCTTGCTGCGATCAACACCAATGTAGGTAACGGTGATATTCGGGTTAGCAACTTCTTCGATTAGCTTCATGAAACGTGGTGTTTCACGATGACAATCAGGGCACCAAGTTCCAATAATCACAACCACATTTGTTGGCGTGGTAATGGCTTTTAATGCTGAGATAGTCGCGGCATCTGTTTGATAGTTTTCAAACTCTTCTGCATACCCTGGTAAATCTTTTTCTAATGCTGAAATTTCAACAATACCTGTGATAATCACTTCTTGTTTCTCCTCGCTACATGTTGCCATGAAGCCTGATTGCTCTTCATCAAACGCACAGCCGCTGCTAGCTAAGGCTGAACCTACAACCAATTGGCTGCTAAAGAAAAGGGCGGTTGTGGCTAATAATGTTTTAACAGTTTTATGCATGATAAAGTCTCATGAAAGAAGAATGCAATAATTCAATCATTTTGACGTAAGTTAGGGAAGTTGAATATGAGCGAGCTGTTAGCTAGATCACTCACAAGGGCAATAATTCAAAGAGAACTTTGAACTTGCCCATAAGTGCGATAAATACTGTTACAGATAT
This window of the Shewanella goraebulensis genome carries:
- a CDS encoding Ppx/GppA phosphatase family protein, with the protein product MTFSATLPCYAAITLGSNSFNMLVAQTLDGQPTIIAKYKQKVRLAEGIGEDNRLAEDVLQRGLDCLQMFADMLDKHQVAQQHVAVFATATLRVISNAAEFHQRALPILGHPIEVISGLREAELIYQGMAATTEGDGQRLVIDIGGASTEFIIGNGNEVLFKTSLDFGCVRFNQQFFNQVPHQLQHFEQAKAAVSDALLPHSELLRELGWQGVVGASGAVQSVVSVLNHRELSEIITLKVLYRFREEVLAQKQQSLHHIQGLSEEKAPTFASGIAILIALFELLDIESLNLSGGALREGVLKMLADRVELG
- a CDS encoding thioredoxin family protein; its protein translation is MHKTVKTLLATTALFFSSQLVVGSALASSGCAFDEEQSGFMATCSEEKQEVIITGIVEISALEKDLPGYAEEFENYQTDAATISALKAITTPTNVVVIIGTWCPDCHRETPRFMKLIEEVANPNITVTYIGVDRSKLDPEGLAANYEFSRIPTFIVEQDDKEVGRIVERPEVTLEQDLLNIVK
- the rhlB gene encoding ATP-dependent RNA helicase RhlB; its protein translation is MSETHLSTQKFADFPLKPEVIQALNENGFEFCTPIQALSLPILLQQKDIAGQAQTGTGKTMAFLVATFNHLLSVAVPEGRQVNQPRSIIMAPTRELAIQIAKDAKLLEKHTGLKVGIVYGGESYDVQRQVLDAGVDILIGTTGRIIDYVRQGVISLNSIQAVVLDEADRMFDLGFIKDIRFLFRRMPDAKSRLNMLYSATLSMKVQELAYDHMNDPEKVEIAPEQKTSKNIKEEIFYPSTDDKMRLLLTLLEEDWPEKAIIFSNTKHSCEKVWSWLEGDGHRVGLLTGDVPQKKRIRILEQFTSGALDLLVATDVAARGLHISDVSHVYNYDLPDDCEDYVHRIGRTGRAGQKGVSVSFACEEYALNLPAIETYIHHSIPVTNYDREALLDDLPPPVRIHRKHPTTRGRDGGNRNGAHRSGGRPPQRNRRHS
- the trxA gene encoding thioredoxin TrxA produces the protein MSDKIVYLSDDSFENDVINSELPVLVDFWAEWCGPCKMIAPILDDVAEEYAGKITVAKLNVDQNNVSPAKYGVRGIPTLLMFKGGELVATKVGALSKTQLKEFIDAQA